The Endozoicomonas montiporae CL-33 genome contains a region encoding:
- a CDS encoding IS110 family transposase: protein MSRRSKSNRSHSDRVKKRIAGHLEKINLFAAGIDIGSESHFVAVPEELDEQPVRSFGCFTADLEAMADWLVKLGITTVVMESTGIYWIPAFEILESRGLDVKLVNARHVKNVAGRKSDVLDCQWLLQLHTYGLLNGAFRPDEQVCSLRSYRRQRDTLVGYRASHIQHMQKALRQMNLLLDNVVTDITGKTGMTIIRAILNGQRNPVELARYRDKHCKKSEEEIAKSLKGHYRDEHVFALRQAVELYDTYDEKIRACDKALEQKLNTFDSKDDKDSQKPSTPDKPSKKRKSRCAPDFDVRSELNRVSGVDLTDIDGIDENTALKIVSEIGLDMSRWPSAKHFASWLGLCPGTKISGGKVLNRKTKRLPGAAATAFRLAAYSLTRSKSALGAYYRRMRSKLGAPKAITATAHKLARLVYSMLKHGSQYVDEGQEYFEQRYRERVLKTLKQKAKDMGFTLTPVETAVG from the coding sequence ATGTCTCGCCGCAGCAAATCCAACCGTTCCCATTCTGACAGAGTCAAAAAGCGTATTGCTGGACATCTGGAGAAAATCAATCTCTTTGCCGCCGGTATTGATATCGGGTCAGAGTCACACTTTGTTGCAGTGCCAGAAGAGTTAGATGAACAACCGGTGCGTTCATTTGGCTGTTTTACCGCAGACCTTGAAGCTATGGCTGACTGGCTCGTAAAGCTTGGCATTACCACCGTTGTGATGGAGTCAACCGGGATTTACTGGATACCTGCGTTTGAAATACTGGAATCCCGGGGACTTGACGTAAAGCTGGTCAATGCACGACATGTAAAGAATGTTGCCGGACGTAAGTCTGATGTTCTGGACTGCCAATGGCTTTTGCAGCTACATACTTACGGATTGCTCAATGGCGCGTTCCGCCCGGATGAACAGGTTTGTTCATTGCGATCCTATAGACGACAACGTGACACTCTTGTTGGCTACCGTGCTTCCCACATCCAGCATATGCAAAAGGCACTTCGACAGATGAATCTGTTACTGGATAATGTGGTGACTGATATTACCGGAAAAACCGGTATGACTATTATCCGCGCCATACTGAATGGGCAGCGGAATCCTGTGGAGCTGGCCAGATATCGTGACAAGCACTGCAAAAAATCCGAGGAAGAAATCGCCAAATCCCTGAAGGGGCATTACCGGGATGAGCATGTATTTGCTCTGCGGCAAGCTGTTGAACTTTACGATACTTATGATGAAAAAATCAGGGCTTGTGACAAAGCTCTGGAACAGAAGCTCAACACATTTGACAGCAAAGATGATAAAGACTCTCAAAAGCCTTCTACGCCAGATAAGCCTTCAAAAAAACGGAAGTCCCGTTGCGCTCCAGACTTTGATGTGCGTTCAGAGCTCAACCGGGTGAGCGGTGTCGATCTGACTGATATCGACGGCATCGACGAAAATACGGCTCTGAAGATTGTTTCAGAAATCGGTCTGGATATGAGTCGATGGCCTTCCGCTAAACATTTTGCCTCCTGGTTAGGGCTCTGCCCCGGAACCAAAATATCCGGTGGTAAAGTTCTGAACCGGAAAACCAAGCGTTTGCCAGGCGCAGCCGCAACAGCATTCAGGTTGGCGGCTTATTCACTGACCAGATCAAAAAGTGCTTTGGGTGCTTATTACCGAAGAATGCGAAGCAAGCTTGGTGCTCCAAAGGCGATTACGGCAACAGCGCATAAGCTGGCAAGGCTGGTTTACAGTATGCTCAAGCATGGGAGCCAGTATGTAGATGAAGGTCAGGAATACTTTGAGCAGCGTTACAGAGAAAGAGTTTTAAAAACCCTGAAGCAGAAGGCTAAAGATATGGGCTTCACATTAACGCCGGTTGAAACTGCTGTCGGTTAG
- the prpF gene encoding 2-methylaconitate cis-trans isomerase PrpF translates to MSFVPQVKIPATYMRGGTSKGVFFSLEELPESAQVAGEARDKLLLRVIGSPDPYGKHTDGMGGATSSTSKTVIVASSEQPDHDVDYLFGQVAIDKPFVDWSGNCGNLTAAVGSFAISKGLVDPDRIPENGVAIVRIWQVNIQKTIVAHVPVTNGQVQETGDFELDGVTFPAAEVQVEFLKPVDASEAMFPTGRLVDELDVPGVGVLRATMINAGIPTIFLNAEEIGYTGTELQAAINGDDAALARFETIRAYGAVKMGLIDQVDQAAQRQHTPKVAFVNKPADYETSSGKVVHKDDIDLLVRALSMGKLHHAMMGTAAVAIGTAAAIPGTLVNQAAGGGELQAVRFGHPSGTLKVGAEAIIDDGEWRVNKAVMSRSARVLMEGWVRVPGDAF, encoded by the coding sequence ATGAGTTTTGTACCTCAGGTAAAAATACCGGCGACGTATATGCGTGGCGGAACCAGTAAAGGGGTGTTCTTCAGTCTTGAAGAACTTCCCGAATCGGCGCAGGTTGCTGGTGAAGCCAGAGACAAGCTGTTGTTACGGGTGATTGGTAGTCCCGATCCTTATGGTAAGCACACCGATGGCATGGGGGGAGCGACCTCCAGTACCAGCAAAACCGTCATTGTTGCCAGTAGTGAGCAGCCTGATCACGATGTGGATTATCTGTTTGGTCAGGTTGCCATTGATAAACCCTTTGTGGACTGGAGTGGCAACTGTGGCAATTTGACTGCAGCCGTGGGCTCTTTTGCCATCAGCAAAGGTCTCGTTGATCCTGACCGGATTCCGGAAAATGGTGTAGCGATCGTTCGGATCTGGCAGGTCAATATTCAGAAAACCATTGTTGCCCATGTTCCTGTCACCAATGGACAGGTACAGGAAACCGGTGATTTTGAACTGGATGGTGTGACTTTTCCTGCGGCAGAAGTGCAGGTGGAGTTTCTAAAGCCGGTGGATGCTTCTGAAGCCATGTTTCCAACCGGACGGCTGGTGGATGAACTGGATGTACCTGGCGTGGGTGTTCTACGGGCCACCATGATCAATGCCGGTATTCCTACCATCTTTCTGAATGCCGAAGAGATTGGCTATACCGGTACCGAGTTGCAGGCAGCGATTAATGGTGATGACGCAGCGTTAGCGCGGTTTGAAACCATTCGGGCTTATGGTGCTGTGAAAATGGGGCTGATAGATCAGGTTGATCAGGCGGCACAGAGGCAGCATACGCCAAAGGTCGCTTTTGTAAATAAGCCTGCAGACTACGAAACCTCCAGTGGCAAAGTGGTGCACAAGGACGATATTGATCTGCTCGTCAGGGCGTTATCCATGGGGAAATTGCACCATGCCATGATGGGCACTGCTGCCGTAGCGATAGGAACAGCTGCCGCGATTCCCGGAACGCTGGTAAATCAGGCAGCGGGTGGTGGCGAGCTTCAGGCCGTTCGCTTTGGTCATCCGTCGGGCACATTAAAAGTGGGCGCAGAAGCCATCATTGATGATGGTGAGTGGCGTGTTAACAAGGCGGTCATGAGTCGAAGCGCCAGAGTGTTGATGGAAGGCTGGGTTCGTGTTCCGGGCGATGCTTTCTAA
- the acnD gene encoding Fe/S-dependent 2-methylisocitrate dehydratase AcnD, translating into MNTAYRKPLPDTDLDYYDTQAAIDAIQPGAYSKLPYTSRVLAENLVRRCDPATLTDSLKQIIERKRELDFPWYPARVVCHDILGQTALVDLAGLRDAIAEQGGDPAEINPVVPTQLIVDHSLAVEHGGYDKEAFNKNRAIEDRRNEDRFHFINWTKDAFQNVDVIPPGNGILHQINLEKMSPVVQSRDGVAFPDTLVGTDSHTPHVDALGVIAIGVGGLEAESVMLGRASWMRLPDIIGVEIVGKRQPGITATDIVLAITEFLRNKKVVSSYLEFYGEGVADLTLGDRATISNMTPEFGASAGMFYIDQQTIDYLKLTGRDDKQVKLVEHYAKTTGLWADSLEQAEYERVLTFDLSSVGRNLAGPSNPHRRVSTSDLAQQGIAGKVENEPGLMPDGAIIIAAITSCTNTSNPRNIVAAGLLAKKANELGLVRKPWVKTSFAPGSKAAQLYLESADLLPELEQLGFGIVGFACTTCNGMSGALDPVIQQEVVDRDLYATAVLSGNRNFDGRIHPFAKQAFLASPPLVVAYAIAGTIRFDIEKDVLGTDAQGNPVTLKDLWPTDEEIDAIIREHVKPEQFREVYIPMFDLASDRTERIDPLYQWRPQSTYIRRPPYWEGALAGERTMKGMRPLAVLGDNITTDHLSPSNAILAGSAAGEYLAKMGLPEEDFNSYATHRGDHLTAQRATFANPKLLNEMVTDKGEVVQGSLARVEPESKVTRMWEAIETYMERQQPLIIIAGADYGQGSSRDWAAKGVRLAGVEVIVAEGFERIHRTNLVGMGVLPLEFKPDVTRKTLGIDGTETFDVKGDRTPGTTLTLLIHRRDGSTEEVPVTCRLDTAEEVSIYEAGGVLQRFASDFLNKESLNKESLSQDASSEDAVA; encoded by the coding sequence ATGAACACTGCCTATCGAAAACCATTACCAGACACTGATCTGGATTACTATGACACTCAGGCTGCCATTGATGCGATTCAGCCGGGTGCCTATTCAAAACTACCTTATACCTCTCGCGTGTTGGCTGAAAATCTGGTGCGCCGCTGCGATCCTGCCACGCTGACAGACTCCCTTAAACAGATTATTGAGCGGAAGCGGGAGCTGGATTTCCCCTGGTATCCGGCCAGAGTTGTTTGTCACGATATTCTTGGGCAGACAGCGCTGGTGGATCTTGCGGGTTTGCGAGACGCCATTGCCGAACAGGGCGGCGATCCGGCAGAGATTAACCCTGTAGTACCCACCCAGTTGATCGTGGATCATTCTCTGGCGGTGGAGCACGGTGGTTACGACAAAGAAGCGTTTAATAAAAACCGTGCTATTGAAGACCGGCGCAATGAAGACCGCTTTCATTTTATTAACTGGACGAAAGATGCGTTTCAGAATGTGGATGTTATTCCGCCGGGCAATGGCATTTTGCACCAGATCAATCTGGAAAAGATGTCGCCGGTGGTTCAGTCCCGTGACGGCGTAGCCTTTCCGGACACGCTGGTGGGCACCGACAGTCACACACCCCATGTGGATGCGCTGGGAGTGATTGCCATCGGTGTTGGAGGACTGGAAGCCGAAAGTGTGATGCTGGGAAGAGCTTCCTGGATGCGTCTGCCCGATATTATTGGTGTAGAAATCGTGGGCAAACGTCAACCGGGCATCACGGCGACAGACATTGTACTGGCCATCACTGAATTTCTTCGCAATAAGAAAGTGGTGTCGTCTTATCTGGAATTTTACGGTGAAGGTGTTGCCGATCTGACGCTAGGGGATCGCGCCACTATTTCCAACATGACGCCGGAGTTTGGTGCCTCTGCGGGTATGTTCTATATCGATCAGCAGACCATTGACTACCTGAAGCTCACTGGTCGGGACGATAAACAAGTCAAACTGGTTGAGCATTATGCAAAAACGACGGGGCTGTGGGCGGACAGTCTGGAGCAGGCTGAATATGAACGGGTTCTGACGTTCGATCTTTCCAGTGTCGGTCGTAATCTTGCCGGACCTTCCAACCCTCATCGTCGTGTATCAACCTCGGATCTGGCGCAGCAGGGTATTGCCGGTAAGGTAGAAAACGAACCGGGTCTGATGCCGGACGGTGCCATTATCATTGCGGCTATTACCAGCTGCACCAATACCTCTAACCCAAGAAACATTGTGGCTGCCGGGTTGCTGGCGAAAAAAGCTAATGAGCTGGGGCTGGTTCGTAAACCCTGGGTGAAAACCTCTTTTGCACCGGGTTCGAAAGCGGCGCAGTTGTATCTTGAATCGGCGGATTTACTGCCTGAGCTTGAACAGCTTGGTTTTGGCATTGTTGGTTTTGCCTGCACCACCTGTAATGGTATGAGTGGTGCGCTTGATCCGGTGATTCAGCAGGAGGTGGTTGATCGTGACCTTTACGCAACGGCTGTTCTGTCGGGTAACCGTAACTTTGATGGGCGTATTCATCCCTTCGCCAAACAAGCATTTCTGGCATCACCCCCCTTAGTGGTGGCCTATGCCATTGCCGGTACCATTCGCTTTGATATTGAAAAGGATGTGCTGGGAACGGACGCTCAGGGCAATCCCGTGACCCTGAAGGATCTCTGGCCCACGGATGAAGAGATCGATGCCATCATCCGTGAGCATGTGAAGCCTGAGCAATTCCGTGAAGTGTATATCCCGATGTTTGATCTTGCATCAGACCGTACGGAGCGCATTGATCCGCTTTATCAGTGGCGTCCCCAAAGTACCTATATTCGCCGGCCTCCCTATTGGGAAGGTGCCTTAGCGGGTGAGCGGACCATGAAAGGTATGCGGCCTTTAGCCGTTCTGGGCGATAACATCACAACGGATCACCTGTCACCGTCCAACGCTATTTTAGCTGGCAGTGCTGCAGGAGAATATCTGGCGAAGATGGGACTGCCGGAAGAAGACTTCAACTCTTATGCAACCCATCGGGGCGATCACCTTACGGCGCAGAGAGCCACCTTTGCTAACCCCAAACTGCTCAACGAAATGGTGACGGACAAGGGCGAGGTGGTTCAGGGTTCATTGGCAAGGGTTGAGCCGGAGAGCAAGGTGACCCGTATGTGGGAAGCCATTGAAACCTATATGGAACGACAACAGCCGCTGATTATCATTGCCGGTGCAGATTACGGGCAGGGGTCTTCCCGTGACTGGGCGGCGAAAGGCGTTCGGCTTGCGGGGGTGGAAGTGATCGTTGCAGAAGGCTTTGAACGGATTCACCGTACCAATCTGGTGGGAATGGGTGTATTACCGCTGGAGTTCAAACCAGACGTTACCCGCAAGACGCTGGGAATAGATGGCACAGAAACCTTTGATGTGAAAGGGGACAGGACACCCGGCACAACATTGACTCTGTTGATCCATCGTCGTGATGGCAGTACTGAGGAAGTACCTGTGACCTGTCGTCTTGATACGGCTGAAGAAGTATCCATTTATGAAGCCGGTGGTGTATTGCAGCGCTTTGCCAGTGACTTTCTTAATAAGGAGAGTCTCAACAAAGAGAGTCTCAGTCAGGATGCGTCATCGGAAGATGCCGTGGCATAA
- the ppsR gene encoding pyruvate, water dikinase regulatory protein, translated as MHRNVFFISDGTGITAESFGQSLLAQFTSPEFRHVTLPYVDTVKKAEQALELIDQSRENGQTQPILFMTVLNEEVSSMMHASGAYVIDLFQAFLPGLERQFGQHPLYQAGQKRSTQSNNSYHRRIEAVQFALDNDDGCRTRSYDKADIILLGVSRSGKTPTCIYLGLQFGIYAANYPITEEDLESGTQLPKSLEPHRHKLFGLTIHPGRLAGIRHERKPNSRYASRQQCQFEVANVEQMYRQERIPSINSTDYSVEEIATRIMALTELERRLK; from the coding sequence GTGCATCGCAACGTATTTTTTATTTCTGATGGCACCGGCATCACTGCCGAGTCTTTTGGGCAGAGCCTGCTGGCGCAATTCACCAGCCCTGAATTCAGGCATGTCACCCTCCCTTATGTGGACACCGTTAAAAAAGCCGAACAGGCACTGGAACTGATTGACCAATCAAGAGAAAACGGGCAAACCCAGCCCATACTCTTTATGACCGTCCTTAATGAAGAAGTGAGTAGCATGATGCATGCCAGTGGTGCTTATGTGATTGACCTGTTCCAGGCCTTTTTACCGGGGCTTGAGCGACAGTTTGGTCAGCATCCGCTGTATCAGGCCGGACAGAAACGTTCGACCCAGAGCAACAACAGTTATCATCGTCGTATTGAAGCGGTGCAGTTTGCCCTGGATAATGACGACGGCTGCCGAACCCGAAGTTACGACAAAGCCGATATTATCCTGCTGGGGGTGTCTCGCTCGGGCAAAACCCCGACCTGCATTTATCTGGGCCTGCAATTTGGCATTTATGCCGCGAACTACCCCATCACCGAAGAAGACCTTGAATCCGGCACCCAGCTGCCAAAGTCACTGGAACCCCACCGTCATAAACTGTTCGGGCTGACCATTCACCCCGGTCGGCTGGCCGGCATTCGCCACGAACGAAAACCCAACAGCCGTTATGCCTCAAGGCAACAGTGTCAGTTCGAAGTGGCAAACGTTGAACAGATGTACCGTCAGGAACGAATTCCATCCATCAACAGTACGGATTACTCGGTAGAAGAAATCGCCACCCGAATCATGGCGCTGACCGAATTAGAAAGACGGTTGAAATAA
- a CDS encoding isocitrate lyase/PEP mutase family protein: MSVTDKDNALNRLILEQGIVTAPGVYDGLSTRLAEEAGFSALYASGGAIARSTGVPDIGLLTLTEVVDRVRQICEATALPVIADADTGFGNEVNVKRTVELFKNAGVSAFHLEDQEFPKRCGHLDGKSLVSAEEMCKKIEVASKYAADVMVIARTDAIAVTGFDDAIARAVAYVEAGADMLFVEAPQTVQQIEAIAKQAPGPKLINMFYGGKTPLVPAADLKAMGYQLIIIPSDLQRAAMTAMKEVLDVIRRDGDSGAIADDMLTFQDRERLVKTKDFLNP; encoded by the coding sequence ATGTCAGTGACCGATAAAGACAACGCCCTGAATCGCCTGATTCTTGAGCAGGGTATTGTGACTGCCCCGGGCGTTTACGATGGCCTTTCGACCCGGCTTGCTGAAGAAGCGGGCTTTTCTGCCCTTTATGCCAGTGGTGGTGCCATTGCCCGCAGCACCGGAGTGCCCGATATTGGCCTGCTGACACTGACAGAAGTGGTGGACCGGGTTCGGCAGATTTGCGAAGCCACTGCATTGCCCGTCATAGCGGATGCCGATACCGGGTTTGGCAACGAGGTGAATGTAAAGCGCACGGTTGAGTTGTTTAAAAATGCCGGCGTGTCAGCCTTTCATCTTGAAGATCAGGAATTTCCCAAGCGTTGCGGTCATCTCGATGGCAAATCTCTGGTGTCAGCGGAAGAGATGTGTAAGAAGATTGAAGTCGCCAGCAAATACGCTGCTGATGTGATGGTCATTGCCCGGACGGATGCCATAGCGGTGACCGGTTTTGACGATGCCATTGCACGAGCCGTTGCCTATGTTGAGGCAGGTGCAGATATGCTGTTTGTTGAAGCGCCACAAACCGTTCAACAGATTGAAGCCATTGCAAAACAGGCTCCGGGTCCCAAGCTAATCAATATGTTTTATGGTGGTAAAACGCCTCTGGTACCAGCAGCAGATCTGAAGGCCATGGGATATCAGTTGATTATCATTCCATCGGATCTTCAGCGTGCTGCCATGACGGCAATGAAAGAAGTACTCGATGTCATCAGGCGTGACGGTGACAGTGGGGCAATTGCCGATGACATGCTGACGTTTCAGGATCGTGAGCGACTGGTTAAAACAAAAGACTTTTTAAATCCATAA
- the prpC gene encoding bifunctional 2-methylcitrate synthase/citrate synthase, translated as MAEKKLGGAGLRGQSAGSTALCTVGQSGTGLTYCGYDISELAEHATFEEVAYLLFNGELPDAGELSGYKERLKAFRGLPEPLKICLEQIPADAHPMDVLRTGTSVLGNLETEKNFGEQQDVADRLLGALPSMLLYWYHFSHNGERIETEVGDDSIAGHFLTMLHGKEPSADHRRCLDVSLILYAEHEFNASTFTARVCASTLSDMHSCVTGAIGSLRGPLHGGANEAAMDMIEQFSSVEEAVEGVKGMLARKDKIMGFGHAIYRESDPRNAIIKQWSKKLGAEVGDRVLYPVSEAIEQLMWDEKKLFCNADFFHASAYNFMGIPTKLFTPIFVCSRVSGWTAHVMEQRANNRIIRPSADYVGAEPRSWIPLEDR; from the coding sequence ATGGCTGAGAAGAAACTGGGTGGCGCAGGTTTGCGTGGTCAGAGTGCAGGTTCAACAGCTCTGTGTACTGTGGGGCAATCCGGCACCGGGCTGACTTACTGTGGTTATGATATTTCCGAACTGGCCGAGCACGCTACGTTCGAAGAAGTGGCTTACCTGCTGTTCAATGGTGAGCTGCCTGATGCGGGTGAACTGTCCGGTTATAAAGAACGACTGAAAGCGTTTCGGGGTCTGCCAGAACCTTTGAAAATCTGTCTGGAACAGATTCCTGCGGATGCTCACCCCATGGATGTCCTTCGTACCGGCACATCGGTGCTTGGCAATCTGGAAACCGAGAAAAACTTCGGCGAACAACAGGATGTTGCTGACCGACTGTTGGGTGCTTTGCCGTCAATGCTTCTGTATTGGTATCACTTCAGTCACAACGGTGAGCGGATTGAAACTGAAGTCGGGGACGATTCCATTGCGGGTCACTTCCTCACCATGCTCCATGGCAAAGAACCTTCAGCGGATCATCGGCGTTGTCTGGATGTCTCCCTGATTCTTTATGCCGAGCATGAATTTAACGCTTCTACCTTTACCGCCAGAGTCTGCGCATCCACGTTGTCTGATATGCATTCCTGCGTCACTGGCGCCATTGGTTCTCTGCGTGGCCCACTGCATGGCGGTGCTAACGAAGCGGCCATGGATATGATTGAGCAGTTCAGCTCCGTTGAAGAAGCGGTGGAAGGTGTGAAAGGCATGTTAGCCCGTAAGGATAAGATCATGGGCTTTGGTCATGCCATTTACCGTGAGTCAGACCCTCGTAACGCGATTATCAAACAGTGGTCGAAAAAGTTGGGTGCAGAAGTGGGCGACCGGGTGCTGTACCCGGTATCGGAAGCCATTGAACAACTGATGTGGGACGAAAAGAAGCTGTTCTGTAATGCTGACTTCTTCCATGCTTCGGCTTATAACTTTATGGGTATCCCCACCAAACTGTTTACCCCGATCTTTGTCTGCTCAAGGGTGTCCGGCTGGACCGCTCATGTGATGGAGCAGCGTGCTAACAACAGGATTATCAGACCTTCTGCGGATTATGTGGGTGCAGAGCCTCGTAGCTGGATTCCTCTGGAAGACCGTTAA
- a CDS encoding GNAT family N-acetyltransferase: protein MKPNDTLSEKHSYRLSYRHAETSDLPDLIAMLADDKLGQLREDTSSPVNPRYQAVLKAILEDPNNELMVVEYNQRIAGMLQLTFIPYLSHTGSWRCLIESVRVHSDFRGRGLGTEFVQWSIERARERQCNLVQLTSDKQRPEALKFYRNLGFVDSHEGFKLKL, encoded by the coding sequence ATGAAACCGAACGATACATTGAGCGAAAAACATAGCTATCGCCTTAGCTATAGACATGCTGAAACCAGCGATCTGCCTGACCTCATTGCCATGCTGGCCGATGACAAACTGGGGCAACTGCGGGAAGACACCTCATCACCGGTCAATCCCCGGTATCAGGCGGTACTGAAAGCCATTCTTGAAGACCCCAATAATGAACTGATGGTGGTTGAATACAACCAGCGGATTGCAGGCATGCTGCAGCTGACCTTTATCCCCTACCTGAGCCATACCGGTTCCTGGCGCTGTCTGATAGAAAGTGTGCGGGTTCACAGTGACTTCAGAGGTCGGGGTCTGGGCACAGAATTTGTGCAATGGTCCATCGAACGCGCCAGAGAAAGGCAGTGCAATCTGGTGCAACTGACTTCAGACAAACAACGGCCTGAAGCATTGAAGTTCTATCGAAACCTGGGGTTTGTGGATTCCCATGAAGGCTTCAAGTTAAAGCTGTAG